The genomic DNA GGCGGTCAGCCGGCCCTCGTGCATCACCAGGACGCGGTCGGCCATGCCGAGGACCTCGGGCAGGTCGGAGGAGATCATCAGGACGGCCACGCCGTCGGCGGCGAGCTGGGAGAGAAGCCGGTGCACCTCGGCCTTGGTGCCGACGTCGATGCCGCGGGTGGGCTCGTCGACGATCAGCACCTTGGGGCCGGTGGCCAGCCACTTGGCGAGGACGACCTTCTGCTGGTTGCCGCCGGAGAGGGTGGCGACGGTGTCGGCGATGCGCGCGTACTTGACCTGGAGCTTGACGGCCCAGTCCAGGGAGCGGCTGCGCTCGGCGCCGCGGTCCACGAGACCGGCCTTCACGCTGGTGCGCAGGCCGGTGAGGCCGATGTTGCGCTCGATGGACATGTCCATCACCAGGCCCTGGGCGCGGCGGTCCTCCGGGACGAGCGCGAGACCGGCGGCCATCGCGGTGGAGGGGGCGCCGTTGACGAGCGGCTTCCCGTCGACCACCACTTCGCCCGCGTCCCAGCGGTCGACGCCGAAGACGGCACGGGCGACCTCGGTGCGTCCGGCGCCGACCAGTCCGGCCAGGGCGACGATCTCGCCGCGCCGCACCTCGAAGGAGACGTCGGTGAAGACGCCCTCGCGGGTCAGCCTGCGTACGCGGAGGGCCGTCTCGCCGGGTATGACCTCCTGTTTGGGGTACAGCTCGTCGAGATCGCGGCCGACCATGCGGCGCACCAGGTCGTCCTCTGTCATGCCCTCCAGGGGCTCGCTGGCGATCCGGGCGCCGTCGCGCAGGGTGGTGACCCGCGCGCAGATGCGGAAGATCTCTTCCAGGCGGTGGGAGATGAACAGCACCGCGGCGCCCTGGTCGCGCAGGGTGCGCACCACGCCGAAGAGCCGGGCCACTTCGCTGCCGGTGAGGGCGGCGGTCGGCTCGTCCATGATCAGGACACGGGCGTCGAAGGAGAGCGCCTTGGCGATCTCCACGATCTGCTGGTCCGCGATGGACAGGCCGCGCGCGGGCCGGTCGGGGTCGAGTTCGACGCCGAGGCGCCGCATCAGCGCGGCGGTGGCGTCGCGGGTCGCCCGGTGGTCGATGCGGCCGAGGGCACGCCGCGGCCGGCGGCCCATGAAGATGTTCTCGGCGATCGACAGGTCGGGGAAGAGGGTGGGCTCCTGGTAGATCACGGCGATGCCGGCGTCGCGGGCGTCGCCGGGACCGTGGAACACGACCGGGGCGCCGTCGAGCAGCACGTGGCCGGCGTCCGGCCGGTGCACTCCGGCCAGCGTCTTGATGAGGGTCGACTTTCCGGCGCCGTTCTCGCCGGCGAGGGCGTGCACCTCGCCGGGGAACAGCTCCAGGGAGACGTCCCGCAGCGCACGGACCGCGCCGAAGGACTTGGAGACGTCCCTGAGCGCCAGAACCGGGGCCGAACCCGTGTCGGACGGGTGGGTCATTGGGGGCTCCTCGACGACGCCGGGCGGGACGGCCCTCACGGCGTCGTGAAAGGTTTCAACTCGGTTGCCGGGGACGTTAGGCAGCGAGGGTATGTCACGTCAATGGTTCCGGGTCCAAAAACTTTCGATAGCCGAAGGTCACGACCGAGTCACGAGCAGTCGGAGTGGCCAGAAGGGTTGACACCCCTTCGGGCGGCTCATAACTTCGCGTTCTGAATCGTTTCACACATGGTCGTACTCACAGCAGGCCACGACCCGATGCCACAGGAGCGCCGAAGTGACCGAGCTCGCCGCGGTGAAAGCCGCGCTCAAGACCCAGGCCGTCGAGACGCCGTCGTGGGCGTACGGCAACTCGGGCACCCGCTTCAAGGTGTTCGCCCAGGCCGGTGTCCCCCGCGACCCCTTCGAGAAGCTGGACGACGCGGCGAAGGTGCACGAGTTCACCGGCGCGGCCCCGACCGTGGCCCTGCACATTCCCTGGGACCGGGTCGAGGACTACGCCGCGCTGGCGGCGCACGCCGAGCAGCGGGGCGTGCGGATCGGCGCGATCAACTCCAACACCTTCCAGGACGACGACTACAAGCTGGGCAGCATCTGCCACCCCGACGCGGCGGTGCGCCGGAAGGCCGTCGACCACCTGCTGGAGTGCGTCGACATCATGGACGCCACCGGGTCGCACGACCTGAAGCTGTGGTTCGCCGACGGCACGAACTACCCGGGACAGGACGACATCCGCTCCCGGCAGGACCGGCTGGCCGAGGGCCTGGCCAAGGTGTACGAGCGGCTCGGCGAGGGGCAGCGGATGCTCCTGGAGTACAAGCTCTTCGAGCCGGCGTTCTACACGACGGACGTGCCGGACTGGGGCACGGCGTACGCGCACTGCCTCAAGCTGGGCGAGAAGGCGCAGGTCGTGGTCGACACGGGACACCACGCGCCGGGCACGAACATCGAGTTCATCGTGGCGACGCTGCTGCGGGAGGGAAAGCTCGGCGGGTTCGACTTCAACTCCCGGTTCTACGCCGACGACGACCTGATGGTGGGTGCCGCCGACCCGTTCCAGCTGTTCCGGATCATGTACGAGGTGGTGCGCGGGGGCGGTTTCACCTCCGACGTGGCGTTCATGCTCGACCAGTGCCACAACATCGAGGCGAAGATCCCGGCCATCATCCGGTCGGTGATGAACGTGCAGGAGGCCACGGCGAAGGCGCTGCTGGTCGACGGTCCCGCCCTGGCCGAGGCACAGGCCGCGGGGGATGTGCTGGAGGCCAACGCGGTGCTGATGGACGCGTACAACACGGATGTGCGGCCGCTGCTGCGGGAGGTGCGGGAGGAGTCGGGGCTGGGCCCCGAGCCGATGAAGGCGTATCGCTCCTGCGGGTGGGCGGAGAAGGTCGTCGCCGAGCGGGTCGGTGGGCAGCAGGCCGGGTGGGGGGCGTAGGCGTCTGCCGGGTTCCCGTCGTTTCGCGGCTGCGGGCCGGTTGTGGCCGGTCGCGCCCGCGCGGCGGAGCCGCAAATAGATACAGCCCCGCGCCCCTTGCAGGGGCGTTCCTCCTCGCCCTCGTTGAAAAGGACTGCCAGACATGGGTATCCACCCCTCGGCCTCCGCGCTTCTCGCCCGTTCCCATCGGCTCGGTGCCGATCCGCGCAACACCAACTACGCCGGTGGCAACACGTCCGCCAAGGGCACCGGTACCGATCCCGTCACCGGGGGTGACGTGGAGCTGATGTGGGTCAAGGGGTCCGGCGGGGACCTCGGCACGCTCACCGGGGCCGGGCTCGCCGTGCTGCGGCTGGACCGGATGCGGGCGCTCAAGGACGTCTACCCGGGCGTCGGGCGCGAGGACGAGATGGTCGCCGCCTTCGACTACTGCCTGCACGGCAAGGGCGGCGCCGCGCCCTCGATCGACACGGCGATGCACGGGCTCGTCGGGGCCGCACACGTCGACCACCTGCACCCCGACTCCGGGATCGCCCTGGCCTGCGCGGCGGACGGGGAGAAGCTGACCGCCGAGTGCTTCGGCGACACCGTGGTGTGGGTGCCGTGGCGGCGGCCCGGTTTCCAGCTCGGGCTGGACATCGCGGCCGTCAAGGAGGCCAACCCGCAGGCCGTCGGCTGTGTGCTCGGCGGGCACGGCATCACCGCCTGGGGCGACACCTCCGAGGAGTGCGAGCGCAACTCGCTGCACATCATCCGCACCGCCGAGGCCTTCCTGGCCGAGCGCGGCAGGGTCGAGCCGTTCGGTGCGGTGATCGAGGGGTACGAGGCGCTGCCCGAGGCCGGGCGGCGGGAGCGGGCTGCGGCGCTGGCGCCGTACGTCCGTGGTCTGGCGTCCCGGGACCGGGCGCAGGTGGGGCACTTCACCGACGCGGACGTGGTGCTGGACTTCCTCGCGCGCGCCGAGCACCCGCGGCTCGCCGCGCTCGGCACCTCCTGCCCGGACCACTTCCTGCGGACGAAGGTGCGGCCGCTGGTCCTGGACGTGGCGCCGACCGCGCCGCTGGAGGAGGCGGTGGCCCGGCTGGGGGAGCTGCACGCGGCCTACCGCGAGGAGTACGCCGCCTACTACGAGCGGCACGCGGAGCCGGACTCCCCCGCCATGCGCGGCGCCGACCCGGCGATCGTGCTGGTGCCGGGTGTCGGCATGTTCAGCTTCGGCAAGGACAAGCAGACCGCCCGGGTGGCCGGCGAGTTCTACGTCAACGCGATCAACGTGATGCGCGGTGCCGAGGCGGTGTCGTCGTACGCGCCGATCGAGGAGTCGGAGAAGTTCCGGATCGAGTACTGGGCGCTGGAGGAGGCCAAGCTCCGGCGGATGCCGAGGCCGAAGCCACTGGCCACCCGGGTCGCCCTGGT from Streptomyces sp. CB09001 includes the following:
- the rhaI gene encoding L-rhamnose isomerase, with the protein product MTELAAVKAALKTQAVETPSWAYGNSGTRFKVFAQAGVPRDPFEKLDDAAKVHEFTGAAPTVALHIPWDRVEDYAALAAHAEQRGVRIGAINSNTFQDDDYKLGSICHPDAAVRRKAVDHLLECVDIMDATGSHDLKLWFADGTNYPGQDDIRSRQDRLAEGLAKVYERLGEGQRMLLEYKLFEPAFYTTDVPDWGTAYAHCLKLGEKAQVVVDTGHHAPGTNIEFIVATLLREGKLGGFDFNSRFYADDDLMVGAADPFQLFRIMYEVVRGGGFTSDVAFMLDQCHNIEAKIPAIIRSVMNVQEATAKALLVDGPALAEAQAAGDVLEANAVLMDAYNTDVRPLLREVREESGLGPEPMKAYRSCGWAEKVVAERVGGQQAGWGA
- a CDS encoding sugar ABC transporter ATP-binding protein; protein product: MTHPSDTGSAPVLALRDVSKSFGAVRALRDVSLELFPGEVHALAGENGAGKSTLIKTLAGVHRPDAGHVLLDGAPVVFHGPGDARDAGIAVIYQEPTLFPDLSIAENIFMGRRPRRALGRIDHRATRDATAALMRRLGVELDPDRPARGLSIADQQIVEIAKALSFDARVLIMDEPTAALTGSEVARLFGVVRTLRDQGAAVLFISHRLEEIFRICARVTTLRDGARIASEPLEGMTEDDLVRRMVGRDLDELYPKQEVIPGETALRVRRLTREGVFTDVSFEVRRGEIVALAGLVGAGRTEVARAVFGVDRWDAGEVVVDGKPLVNGAPSTAMAAGLALVPEDRRAQGLVMDMSIERNIGLTGLRTSVKAGLVDRGAERSRSLDWAVKLQVKYARIADTVATLSGGNQQKVVLAKWLATGPKVLIVDEPTRGIDVGTKAEVHRLLSQLAADGVAVLMISSDLPEVLGMADRVLVMHEGRLTAEISRSDATEETVMAAATGRAAA
- a CDS encoding bifunctional aldolase/short-chain dehydrogenase produces the protein MGIHPSASALLARSHRLGADPRNTNYAGGNTSAKGTGTDPVTGGDVELMWVKGSGGDLGTLTGAGLAVLRLDRMRALKDVYPGVGREDEMVAAFDYCLHGKGGAAPSIDTAMHGLVGAAHVDHLHPDSGIALACAADGEKLTAECFGDTVVWVPWRRPGFQLGLDIAAVKEANPQAVGCVLGGHGITAWGDTSEECERNSLHIIRTAEAFLAERGRVEPFGAVIEGYEALPEAGRRERAAALAPYVRGLASRDRAQVGHFTDADVVLDFLARAEHPRLAALGTSCPDHFLRTKVRPLVLDVAPTAPLEEAVARLGELHAAYREEYAAYYERHAEPDSPAMRGADPAIVLVPGVGMFSFGKDKQTARVAGEFYVNAINVMRGAEAVSSYAPIEESEKFRIEYWALEEAKLRRMPRPKPLATRVALVTGAGSGIGKAIARRLVDEGACVVVADLNAENAAAVAEELGGDDNAVAVTVDVTSEEQIADAFRAAVLAFGGVDLVVNNAGISVSKPLLETTAEDWDLQHGIMARGSFLVSREAARVMTAQELGGDIVYIASKNAVFAGPNNIAYSATKADQAHQVRLLAAELGEHGIRVNGVNPDGVVRGSGIFAGGWGAKRAAVYGVPEEKLGEFYAQRTLLKREVLPEHVANAVFALTGGDLTHTTGLHVPVDAGVAAAFLR